A window of the Gemmatimonadaceae bacterium genome harbors these coding sequences:
- a CDS encoding aminotransferase class V-fold PLP-dependent enzyme, translating to MDRRHFLAGLAAAGVTLPAFRATAMQQLAKARSIAGHRPPGALADDELYWAQIQRAFDADRTMINLNNGGISPTPSHVLEQMIRDLKFTNELPVEHMWRVLEPRMESTRRDLARDFGCDPEEMAVVRNASEALETMIFGIDLKRGDEVLLTNQNYPRMITSWQQRERREGIVLKQISFKVPPPSDAYIVEQFRQAITPRTKVIEVTHITNLTGQILPVRELVKMARPLGIEVFVDGAHAFNHFPFTRDELDVDYYGTSLHKWTHAPIGTGFLYVRKARIPQLWSLMGSTAGNQANIRKYEEIGTHPQANFNAVSAALAFSRGIGAERKIARLRYLRDRWAKRLLASSDRVKVLTPLDNDRAGAICLFSVDGIDPGKLGGWLLSNHRIVTTPIGHPEFSGIRITPSVYTSVDEVDTFADAVLKAIAKGIA from the coding sequence ATGGATCGCCGCCACTTCTTAGCAGGCCTCGCTGCCGCGGGCGTCACGCTTCCCGCCTTCCGGGCGACGGCCATGCAGCAACTCGCGAAGGCGCGCAGCATCGCGGGCCATCGGCCGCCGGGCGCGCTGGCCGACGACGAACTGTACTGGGCGCAGATCCAGCGCGCCTTCGACGCCGATCGGACGATGATCAACCTGAACAACGGGGGGATCTCGCCGACGCCGTCGCACGTGCTGGAGCAGATGATCCGCGACCTGAAGTTCACCAACGAGCTTCCGGTCGAGCACATGTGGCGCGTGCTCGAGCCGCGCATGGAAAGCACGCGGCGCGACCTCGCGCGCGACTTCGGCTGCGACCCGGAGGAAATGGCGGTCGTCCGCAATGCGTCCGAGGCGCTGGAGACCATGATCTTCGGCATTGACCTCAAGCGCGGCGATGAGGTCCTGCTCACCAACCAGAACTACCCGCGGATGATCACGTCGTGGCAGCAGCGCGAGCGCCGCGAGGGGATCGTGCTCAAGCAGATCTCCTTCAAGGTGCCGCCGCCCAGCGACGCGTACATCGTCGAGCAGTTCCGCCAGGCGATCACGCCGCGCACGAAGGTCATCGAGGTCACGCACATCACCAACCTCACCGGGCAGATCCTCCCGGTGCGCGAGCTCGTGAAGATGGCGCGCCCGCTGGGCATCGAAGTCTTCGTGGACGGCGCCCACGCCTTCAACCATTTCCCGTTCACGCGCGACGAACTCGACGTCGACTACTACGGCACGTCGCTGCACAAATGGACGCACGCCCCCATCGGCACGGGCTTCCTCTACGTGCGCAAGGCCAGGATTCCGCAGCTCTGGTCGCTGATGGGCTCCACGGCCGGCAACCAGGCGAACATCCGCAAGTACGAGGAGATCGGCACGCATCCGCAGGCGAACTTCAACGCGGTCTCCGCGGCGCTCGCGTTCAGTCGCGGCATCGGCGCCGAGCGCAAGATCGCCCGTTTGCGCTACCTGCGGGACCGGTGGGCGAAGCGGCTCCTCGCCTCCAGCGACCGCGTCAAGGTGCTCACGCCGCTCGACAATGACCGCGCGGGAGCCATCTGCCTCTTCAGCGTGGACGGCATCGATCCGGGCAAGCTTGGCGGCTGGCTGCTCAGCAACCACCGCATCGTGACCACGCCGATTGGACATCCGGAGTTCAGCGGCATCCGCATCACCCCAAGCGTCTACACCAGCGTCGACGAAGTGGACACCTTTGCCGATGCGGTGCTGAAGGCGATCGCGAAGGGGATTGCATAG
- a CDS encoding response regulator: MASRIQGVRASRLLVVDDSDFDRKMIATVLAHEGYEIAHASSGAACLEIVATFDPDLILLDVMMPGMDGFEVCRTLRATPRHARIPVLMVTGLSDAESMVKGLEAGADDFLGKPFNKWELRARVAALIQLGVQQRALAEHDRFNWAVEHADDGFVLVDRADRILHCNVSGRRYLGFGEHDAIEGLFVERLARDSVPQPADAWERWGAPDGRNQPFRLVRTVPGGRLREWVLVTPHQNPDDPDGMVVVALRDVSQQVERQMRQFEFHELVSHKLRTPLASMVGAVDYLAAVRAEFPDARAQQLLDIVVRSTNRLRESVQEVLEFAGEGAPRELPMPAAQLPQLARDVAADVEVELSELDVADGLPELPVALGEVSLRAILRELMQNSRRFHPSGRPSVGVRIAGVGKDALRIEVEDDGVDMTPRQLKRAFEPYVQGDPELTGEVPGMGLGLSVVATRVWGVGGRCAIENCGVRPGVRVRLDLPLVVP; the protein is encoded by the coding sequence ATGGCATCCCGGATCCAGGGAGTACGCGCGAGCCGACTGCTGGTGGTCGACGACAGCGACTTCGACCGCAAGATGATCGCCACGGTCCTCGCCCACGAGGGCTACGAGATCGCGCATGCGTCGTCCGGGGCCGCCTGCCTGGAGATCGTGGCGACCTTCGACCCGGACCTCATCCTGCTCGACGTGATGATGCCGGGCATGGACGGATTCGAAGTCTGCCGCACCCTGCGCGCCACGCCGCGGCATGCGCGCATCCCGGTGCTCATGGTCACGGGGCTGTCGGACGCCGAGTCCATGGTGAAGGGGCTCGAAGCGGGCGCCGATGACTTTCTGGGCAAGCCGTTCAACAAGTGGGAACTGCGTGCGCGCGTGGCGGCGCTCATCCAATTGGGTGTGCAGCAGCGCGCCCTCGCCGAGCACGACCGGTTCAACTGGGCGGTGGAGCACGCCGACGACGGTTTCGTGCTCGTGGACCGCGCCGACCGCATCCTGCACTGCAACGTCAGCGGCCGCCGCTACCTGGGCTTCGGCGAGCATGACGCCATCGAGGGGCTCTTCGTCGAACGACTGGCGCGCGACAGCGTGCCCCAGCCCGCCGACGCGTGGGAACGGTGGGGCGCTCCCGACGGACGGAATCAGCCCTTCCGCCTCGTGCGCACCGTCCCGGGCGGCCGCCTCAGGGAGTGGGTGCTGGTCACGCCGCACCAGAACCCCGACGATCCGGACGGGATGGTCGTCGTGGCCCTGCGGGATGTCAGCCAGCAAGTGGAGCGCCAGATGCGGCAATTCGAGTTCCACGAACTCGTGTCGCACAAGCTGCGCACGCCGCTGGCGAGCATGGTCGGCGCGGTGGATTATCTCGCCGCCGTGCGCGCCGAGTTTCCGGACGCGCGCGCGCAACAGCTGCTCGACATCGTGGTGCGCTCGACCAACCGGCTGCGCGAGTCCGTGCAGGAGGTCCTCGAATTTGCCGGTGAAGGCGCACCGCGCGAACTCCCCATGCCCGCGGCGCAGCTGCCGCAGCTGGCCCGCGACGTCGCCGCGGACGTCGAGGTGGAGTTGTCCGAGCTCGACGTCGCCGACGGACTGCCCGAGCTGCCCGTGGCACTCGGCGAGGTGTCGCTGCGCGCCATCCTGCGCGAGCTGATGCAGAACTCGCGCCGCTTCCACCCGTCGGGCCGTCCGTCCGTCGGCGTCCGCATTGCCGGCGTTGGCAAGGACGCGCTGCGCATCGAGGTCGAGGACGACGGCGTCGACATGACGCCGCGGCAGCTCAAGCGCGCCTTCGAACCGTACGTGCAGGGCGATCCGGAGCTCACCGGTGAAGTGCCGGGCATGGGGCTCGGTCTTTCGGTCGTCGCGACGCGGGTCTGGGGCGTGGGGGGACGATGCGCGATCGAGAACTGCGGCGTCCGTCCCGGCGTGCGCGTGCGACTCGACCTGCCGCTGGTCGTTCCCTGA
- a CDS encoding EVE domain-containing protein encodes MAARKTTTKTSPKSAAAKPTRAAAKSSAKRRNPASKATTKSKSRTAAPAEGPWAAVFAPRAKGERRYWLVKSEPGVFSWNDLMAAADRSTHWDGVRNHAARNFLRDGMKHGDLVFFYHSSAEPAAIVGICAVVREAYPDPTAFDPAHHGFDEDSSPAKPTWYMVDLRAVEPLTSPVTLPMIKRTKALAQMALLRVGRLSVTPVTAAEWKAILELARG; translated from the coding sequence ATGGCCGCCCGAAAGACAACGACAAAGACCAGCCCGAAGTCCGCCGCCGCGAAGCCCACCCGCGCCGCGGCGAAGTCGTCCGCGAAGCGACGCAATCCAGCATCCAAGGCCACGACGAAGTCGAAGTCGCGTACCGCAGCGCCGGCGGAGGGTCCGTGGGCCGCCGTGTTCGCTCCACGCGCGAAGGGTGAGCGCCGATACTGGCTCGTGAAGTCGGAGCCAGGCGTCTTTTCGTGGAACGACCTGATGGCCGCGGCCGATCGCTCCACGCACTGGGATGGCGTGCGCAATCATGCCGCGCGCAACTTCCTGCGCGATGGCATGAAGCACGGCGATCTCGTCTTCTTCTACCACTCGAGCGCCGAGCCCGCGGCGATCGTCGGCATCTGCGCGGTGGTGCGCGAGGCGTATCCGGACCCCACCGCCTTCGATCCGGCGCACCACGGATTCGACGAGGACTCGTCGCCCGCCAAACCCACCTGGTACATGGTGGACCTGCGCGCCGTCGAGCCGCTGACGTCGCCCGTCACCCTCCCGATGATCAAGCGAACGAAGGCGCTCGCGCAGATGGCGCTGCTGCGGGTTGGCCGCCTCTCGGTGACGCCCGTGACGGCCGCGGAGTGGAAGGCGATTCTCGAACTCGCCCGCGGGTGA